The Alicyclobacillus macrosporangiidus CPP55 genome segment TGAAAGACCGTGAGAAGCTTCGGACGATCCCGCTGTGGCAGCGCACCTGGCGAACCCTCGCCGCGGCAGCCATCGCCATCGGCTTGGCGACCGGGTGCACCTCCGGCACTTCACCGGCAGCGGCCCCGCCCAATACCTCGAACACTGCGGTCCATACCCAGGCGCAGACGGCCGTCGCGAACGGCACGCCCGCCAATGGAACGAACGGATCGAACGCGGCCGGTGGAAACACGGCGGCTTCGGGATCGAATCCCCCGGCGACATCCGGAGCGGTTGGCGCGGTCACGGCCGATCCGCCCAAGTCGGCGCTGGTCCCGGTTGTGGTGGCTCGCAATGTGGACGGGGACACCATTCACGTCATCCTCCCGAACGGCAAGGAGACCACCGTTCGGATGCTGCTCATCGACACTCCGGAGACCGTGGACCCCGACAAGCCGGTGGAGCCGTACGGGCCGCAGGCGAGCGCCTTCGCGAAGCAGAAGCTCCCTGTGGGGAAACACGTGTTCCTGGAAGAGGGTGTGCCCGGGAGCCAGACCGACAAGTACGGCCGGTTATTGGCCTACGTGTACATCACGCCGACGGACATGTACAACGAGGACGTCGTCCGGGCCGGCCTCGCCCGGGTCGCCTACGTGTACGAGCCGAACACCCAGCACCTCGCGGCGCTGCGCCGGGATGAGGCGTACGCAAAATCCCAGAGGCTGGGGATCTGGAGCATCCCGGGCTACGTGACGGATAACGGGTATAACCTCGCGGCTGTAGGTGGCGCGAGCGGCCATGGGACGACCGGATCGACCGCTTCCTCGGCGACCGCAGGCGGCGGAAGCCAGCAAGCAGGCCGTTCGGCGGGAGCCGCCGCGTCATCGACTGGGACGCTGCGGATTATCGCCTCCCACCTGGACGTCGCCCGTGGAGATGAGGCGAGCGTGACCATTCAGACGGCGCCGGGCGCGCAAGCGCATATCGAGGTCCGCTACAAGAGCGGTCCCAGCCATGCCAAGGGCCTGGTGGATCAGACGGCGGACGCGTCCGGCCGCGTAACGTGGACGTGGACGGTCGGGACGTCCACCACGCCCGGCGATTGGCCGGTGACCATCACCAGTAACGGACAGACGGTCCAGACGACGGTTCACGTGCGGTAGGATTGCGTGCGATTCACCAAGTCAAGCCCCTCCCAATTTCTGCACTTCCGGTTTTGCGAATCATTTCTGCCCACAGTAAGCGCCCCCCAACGGGGGCGTTGTATCATTCCCATACAAGCGCTTTCACAGACTACGGACAGGGGGAATGATACGGTGGATCGCCGCAGATTGGTGCTGGTCACCCTGCTGTGCGGCCTGGGGTACATGATGTACTCGGTGGACCGCATGGTGATGTCGTCGTCCGTCGGTCTCATCGCGAAGGATTTCCATCTCTCCAAGGGTCTCTCAGGACTGTTGATGAGCTCATTCTTCTACGGTTTCGTCGTGCTGTTGTTCATCGGAGGCATCCTGTCGGACAAGTTCACCGGGAAGACGGTGCTGATCTGGGGCCTGTGCATCTTCTCCCTGGCCACAGGAGCCACCGGGTTGGCCGCAGGATTCACCACGATGCTCGTCTACCGCATCGTCACCGGCCTCGGTGAAGGCCTCTTCTGGCCGGCGGCCTCCCAGGAGATCACGTTGGTGACAACGCCAGAACAGCGCACCACCGTGATGTCCATCTACTGGTCGGGATATCCCATCGGCGGATTCTTCGGTACGTGGCTCGGCGCGGTCATCGGGTCTCACTACGGGTGGCGCCCCGTGTTCTTGGTCGCCATGTTGCTCGGCCTGGTGGTGGCGCTCCTGTACGGATTGTTGGTCCGTCATCCGAAAGCCGCAGACGCCAAGGTGAGCCTGGTCGATGACGTGCCTCTGCGGGAGATTTTCCGCAAGCCCACCGTCGTGGCCTTCGGCGTCTTCTACCTGCTCCTGATGTCCGGATGGTGGATCGTCCTCCTGTGGGCCCCCACGTTCATGATGACGACGAAGCACATGTCCCTCTCCGTCGGCGGCACCATCGCCAGTCTGATGGGACTGTCCGGCGCGTTGGGCGGCGTGTTGATCGGCCGTTACTGCGATCGCGGCACCATCCAGCGGCGCAAGCAGGTTCTCGTGGCGATCACCATCATCACCGCCATCCTGATGGCCCTGATGGTCGCTCCGGTGCCAGTCTGGCTGCTGGTCCTGCTGGTCCTTCTGCTGGGGTTCTTCGGCTATCCCATCACCCCGGTTATCCTCACGCTCACCTCTCAGGTC includes the following:
- a CDS encoding thermonuclease family protein: MKDREKLRTIPLWQRTWRTLAAAAIAIGLATGCTSGTSPAAAPPNTSNTAVHTQAQTAVANGTPANGTNGSNAAGGNTAASGSNPPATSGAVGAVTADPPKSALVPVVVARNVDGDTIHVILPNGKETTVRMLLIDTPETVDPDKPVEPYGPQASAFAKQKLPVGKHVFLEEGVPGSQTDKYGRLLAYVYITPTDMYNEDVVRAGLARVAYVYEPNTQHLAALRRDEAYAKSQRLGIWSIPGYVTDNGYNLAAVGGASGHGTTGSTASSATAGGGSQQAGRSAGAAASSTGTLRIIASHLDVARGDEASVTIQTAPGAQAHIEVRYKSGPSHAKGLVDQTADASGRVTWTWTVGTSTTPGDWPVTITSNGQTVQTTVHVR
- a CDS encoding MFS transporter — its product is MDRRRLVLVTLLCGLGYMMYSVDRMVMSSSVGLIAKDFHLSKGLSGLLMSSFFYGFVVLLFIGGILSDKFTGKTVLIWGLCIFSLATGATGLAAGFTTMLVYRIVTGLGEGLFWPAASQEITLVTTPEQRTTVMSIYWSGYPIGGFFGTWLGAVIGSHYGWRPVFLVAMLLGLVVALLYGLLVRHPKAADAKVSLVDDVPLREIFRKPTVVAFGVFYLLLMSGWWIVLLWAPTFMMTTKHMSLSVGGTIASLMGLSGALGGVLIGRYCDRGTIQRRKQVLVAITIITAILMALMVAPVPVWLLVLLVLLLGFFGYPITPVILTLTSQVVPKQVAGSAIGFVMNVGMLAGAITPAIAGYLQENMAMTTVWVLAALVQLISCAALWFTGRLEGAQARDGAAKAGAPMS